From the Coregonus clupeaformis isolate EN_2021a unplaced genomic scaffold, ASM2061545v1 scaf0919, whole genome shotgun sequence genome, one window contains:
- the LOC121566277 gene encoding histone H3-like: protein MQRRAMARTKQTARKSTGGKAPRKQLATKAARKSAPATGGVKKPHRYRPGTVALREIRRYQKSTELLIRKLPFQRLVREIAQDFKTDLRFQSSAVMALQEASEAYLVGLFEDTNLCAIHAKRVTIMPKDIQLARRIRGERA, encoded by the coding sequence atgcagagacgcgccatggccagaaccaagcaaaccgctcgcaaatccaccggtGGCAAAGCCCCCAGGAAGCAGCTCGCCACTAAGGCTGCTCGCAAGAGTGCCCCGGCCACCGGCGGTGTGAAGAAGCCTCaccgttacaggcccggcaccgtggctctgagagagatccgtcgttaccagaAGTCCACTGAGCTACTCATCCGCAAgctgcccttccagcgcctggtgagagaaatcgcccaggacttcaagaccgacctgcgcttccagagctccgccgtgatggccctgcaggaggctagcgaggcttacctggtcggcctgttcgaggacaccaacctgtgcgccatccacgccaagcgggtgaccatcatgcccaaggacatccagctggcccgccgTATTCGTGGAGAGCGCGCATAA